In one window of Neofelis nebulosa isolate mNeoNeb1 chromosome 15, mNeoNeb1.pri, whole genome shotgun sequence DNA:
- the LOC131495908 gene encoding ankyrin repeat domain-containing protein 26-like — protein sequence MPLKAWKVLLVIMDLNKARPVEEKSWPWLSDKPGPDDSWPTSASQDLDFGTKEGTAKSATEAKEDGVGIIENVPPEQTVNGSLTSAGGVHKNDRSDTMSALELGEEEDVESPSLPEVLSSSYFCKKHRMDMQRP from the exons atgcccctgaaggcttggaaggtcttgctagttattatggacctaaataaggcaagaccagtggaGGAAAAGAGTTGGCCTTG gctttctgacaaacctggtcctgatgATTCATGGCCTACATCAGCTAGCCAAGACTTAGATTtcggtaccaag GAAGGAACAGCAAAGTCAGCAACGGAAGCAAAGGAAGATGGTGTTGGTATTATTGAAAATGTGCCACCAGAGCAAACAGTTAATGGCAGTTTGACTTCTGCTGGTGGAGTGcataaaaatgacagaagtg ATACGATGTCAGCATTAGAActaggagaagaggaagatgtagaatcaccttctcttcctgaggtactgtcttcttcttattttt